The Desulfovibrio sp. JC010 genome includes the window ATGACAGTAAATGCCAGTTCCCTATTTTAGATAAAAAAGGAAAGCGGATTTGGGTGCGCTATGTTCTGGAAGAGAACATTCTCTGGCGGGAAGAGCGCAGGGATAAAAATGGAAAACTTGAAAAAGGAAAGCCGCTTTCAAAGATTGAGCTTTGCTCCGGGGTGCTGGAAACCCGTTTCAAGCTCATTGCAAGGGGGCATGGCGGAGGGGTAACCGGGGAGCTCAACACTGCGACCGGTTCCGGTCCGGGGATGATCGGGATGGTTCTGGATTTCAAGGAAGGCCCTTCGCGGAGGGAAGTCTATCGTTCAAAGATTTTATTGGAAGTAACACCGCAACAGAAGGCAAGTTGATAAGTATGCACAAGGATGTGGCCGGACACAAACAGATAGCGAAACAGCGGGGCTTTGTTCTGGTGGTCACGCTGTGGATTATGGCTATTCTCGGGGTTATGGCTGCTTCCTTTACCTATGAGGCCCTGTGCGAAACAAAGGTGGAAAGTTGGAGCAGTCAGGACAGTCGGGCTTATAATCTGGCTCGCGGGGGTATCCACAGGACGGCGGGACTTATCCGTAAACATGCCCGTGATTCCGTACACAGCATTACCGACAAATGGTTTTCCGGGGAATCTTTTTATAGAGAAGTGAAGTTCGGGCCGGGTTATTATTCAATCGTCCGTCCGGGCACTAAGGATTCAAAGAAAAGCAAAAATGTTCCTTTGGAATACGGTCTTGTGGATGAGGAATCGCGGCTGAATATCAATGTGGCCACCATGGACCAGCTGCAGGGGTTCCCGAATGTCTCCAATGTGCTGGCTTCAAACATTATCCTTTACCGGACCAAGAAGAAGAGCAAAAGCTCCCGCAAAACCACCGCGTCTGTAGCTCTTGCCAAAGGGCTGGTGGACGGGCCGATCCGGACCGTTGACGAACTGCTGCAGGTAAAGGGTATGACCACTGAAATTTTATATGGCACCCCTGAGGGA containing:
- a CDS encoding general secretion pathway protein GspK, which gives rise to MHKDVAGHKQIAKQRGFVLVVTLWIMAILGVMAASFTYEALCETKVESWSSQDSRAYNLARGGIHRTAGLIRKHARDSVHSITDKWFSGESFYREVKFGPGYYSIVRPGTKDSKKSKNVPLEYGLVDEESRLNINVATMDQLQGFPNVSNVLASNIILYRTKKKSKSSRKTTASVALAKGLVDGPIRTVDELLQVKGMTTEILYGTPEGKKGIAPYLTCYSSGKVNINTAGKEVLHAVGFTTRQVEALLAYRLSGWKGFASVDAAFSVLGAASQKSRMAHLLGVQSKNFKMVCLAGFEPGKPVERITARVSAGKDQLRFTRWESESLPRI
- a CDS encoding prepilin-type N-terminal cleavage/methylation domain-containing protein is translated as MKTRTSPTTDEGGFTLLELLVAITIGSVVLTAVYSIFVTATKVEQRAQAVLTPMRSASYAFSMLGRDVRNLDPLCRNSDIVCHDSKCQFPILDKKGKRIWVRYVLEENILWREERRDKNGKLEKGKPLSKIELCSGVLETRFKLIARGHGGGVTGELNTATGSGPGMIGMVLDFKEGPSRREVYRSKILLEVTPQQKAS